GCGGGCCACCACCTCGTCCTGGTCGAGCAGCTTGTCGGACTCGTCGTTGATCAGCAGGCCGTAGGATTCCTTGACCGTGGTCTTGCGGGTCCGGGTCCGCTGGCCGCCCATCGCCTTTTGCAGCATGTCGCCGATATTGATCATGCCGACGCCGCCCGGCATGCCGGGAATCTCGAAGCCGGGCATGCCGCCGGTGCCGGTGTCGGCCACCTCGACCTCGATCTCGCGGTCGTCGAGCTCGCCGTCGCGCAGCTTCCTGCGGAACGAATCGCGCGTCGCCGGGCTCGCGGTCTTGCCGACGAGGGCCTCCAGCACGCGCTCCTCGGCGTTGAGATGCGCGCGCGCCTTCACGTCCTCGCGCATCTTCTCGCGCGTCAGGCCGATGGCGACCTCGACCAGGTCGCGGATGATCTGCTCGACGTCGCGGCCGACATAGCCGACCTCGGTGAACTTGGTGGCCTCGACCTTGATGAAGGGCGCGCCGGCGAGCTTGGCGAGGCGGCGCGAGATCTCGGTCTTGCCGACGCCGGTCGGGCCGATCATCAGGATGTTCTTCGGCATCACCTCCTCGCGCATCTGGCCTTCGAGCTGCTGGCGGCGCCAGCGGTTGCGCAGCGCGATGGCGACGGCGCGCTTGGCGTCCTTCTGGCCGATGATGTAGCGGTCGAGTTCGGAAACGATCTCGCGGGGGGAGAAACTGGTCATCTGAAGAGGTACGCCTTAAGCCTTTATGGGTGGAAGCCTGTCGAGCACGGATGTGGGGAGCGTCGAGCCGACGATCAAGCGGCGGATGCGCTGCCAGCCGGCCCCGAAGAAGATGATCAGCGCGCCGACGGCCAAGAGGATGAGCGCGAAGGGCGGGATCCCGGTGGTGTTGGCGGCGGTGTTGACGAGGTAGTAGATGCCGAGCGAGCCGAAATAGGCCAGCGTCGGCACCAGCAGCGAGCGGCGGTCGATGGCGAGCGCGACATAGACGAAGCCGAGGATGAGCGCGGCCAGCATCACCGTCGCCCCCGTGCCCGGCTCGATCCGGCCGAACGCCACGTCCTGCCCGGTCGACAGGATGAACAGCGGATGCACCAGCATCGGCGCCGACACGACATGCAGCCAGAACGCGCAGTCCGACCAGATGGTGCGCCGCTCGCGGTCGTGGATGTCGAGCGCGACGGCGACGGCGAAGACGACGAGGCCGCAGACCAGCGGCATGTAGAGCGAGGCGCGCAGGAGCTGCGGCATCTCCTCCATCGCCGGCATGGTGACGGAACCGCTCGACACGCCGTCGTAAAGCAGGACCGCCGTTTGCAGGAAGGCGAGCAGCGTCGCCGCGATGGCGATCACGCCGGCGAGCACCGGCACGCGGAATCGCAGGAAATAGACGATCACCGCGGCGATGATGCCGCCGAGGAAGAGATAGCCCGCCCAGGCGAGGGTGCTGCGGAGCGCCAGAAGCTGCCAGATCGTCTCCGGCATGCGGATCGGGTAGCGCTCCAGCGCCGTGAGCCCGAGCACGACGGCCACGGCCGTGACGAAGGCGAGGCTGAGCACGGTCGAGGACAGCTTCATCCGGTGCTGGCGGGTGACGATCTCCGCCACCGCCCAGGAGAAGGCGGCGACGAGGCCGGCGATCCACAGCGTCTGCCCCGGCATCAGCGTCGTCAGCACGAAGTAGAAGCCGGCGGTCACGAGCACGGTGCCGACAGTGACGAAGAGGTCGTTGCCGCCGCCGATCAGCCGCAGATTTTCCTCGCTGCCGTCCGCGTCCTCGTCCGGCGGCAGCGCCGCCGTCCGCTCCATGGCATAAAGCCGCTCGCGCTGGGCGGCGGAGATCACCCCGCCCGCCACGGCGCGCTCAAGCGTTTCGCTGCTGATCACCCGCGCCTCCGCTGCCGCCGATCCGGCCGCACTATGGTTCGCGTGCGCGCCGCTGTCATCATGCCTCCGGCTCGAACCGCATCAGGAGCACGTTTGCGCCGGTGCGCCCGACAAGGTCGGGGATGACCCGGAAGCCGGCCTTCTCATAGGCGCGCACAGCGCGGCCGTTCGCCGGGTCGGGGTCGATGACGATGGTCCGGCGGCCTTCCTCGCGCAGGACGCGCACGAAGGCCGACAGGGCTGCCGACCCGATGCCCTGCGACAGCCGGTCGGGATCGCCGATCGAAAGATCGACGCCGACGGCGTCAGTGGGCAGGTCGAGAAGCCAGGGATGGTCCGTCGCCCACTGCCCGCTCTGGTGCTCGCCGACGGACCAGCACTGGATATAGCCGACCGGCTCGCCGTCGAGCAGGATGACGAAGGGGCGGGTGGTGTCGCGGCCCTCGACCATGTCGCGGATGGAGCCGAATTCCTCGTCGGGATCGCCCCACCATTGACGCATGTGCGGCCGTCCGAGCCAGTCGCGCAGCAGCGCATAGTGGTCCGGCGTCACCGGGGCGAAGCCGATATGGCCTTCTCCGCCGTTCGGCCCGCTATCCGGCCCCCTATCCGGCATCGAGCGTTTCGACGATGACGTTGCCGTTGGTGTAGACGCAGATGTCGGCGGCGATCTCCATCGCCTTGCGGGCGATCTCCTCGGCGCTCTTGTCGGTGTCGGCGAGCGCCCGCGCCGCCGCCAGCGCGTAGTTGCCGCCCGAGCCGATGGCCATCACGCCGTGCTCGGGCTCGAGCACGTCGCCGGTGCCGGTCAGCGCCAGCGTTACGCTTTTGTCGGCCACCAGCATCATGGCTTCCAGCCGGCGCAGGTAGCGGTCGGTGCGCCAGTCCTTGGCCAGCTCGACCGCGGCCCGCATCAGCTGGTCGGGATATTGCTCCAGCTTGGCCTCCAGCCGCTCCAGCAGGGTGAAGGCGTCGGCGGTCGCGCCGGCGAAGCCGGCGATGACGTCGCCCTTGCTGCCGATGCGGCGCACCTTGCGGGCGTTGCCCTTCATCACCGTCTGGCCGAGGCTGACCTGGCCGTCGCCGGCGATCACCACCTTGCCGCCCTTGCGCACGGTGACGATGGTGGTCCCGTGCATGATTATCTCGTTCGACATATCAGCTCCGATCCTCTCCGGCCGGCCATGGGAGGATGCGCCGGCCGCATGGAGGCTTATGTATGCGCCGGGGGGCGGAATGCAAAGCCTCGCGCCCCGAGGCGCTTTCCATCGCCCGGCCATGCTGTTAAGACGCGTTCGCCTTTTGGCGCTTTCTCGGAAGGAAGGGACCGCGATCATGACCGGCCGCAGGGCGAGCGTTTCGCGCAGCACCAAGGAAACCTCGATTGCCGTTTCCGTCGATCTCGACGGCAAGGGCGTGTCGACGATCTCGACCGGCGTCGGCTTCTTCGACCACATGCTCGAGCAGCTTTGCCGCCATTCGCTGATCGACATGGAGATAAAGGCCAAGGGCGACCTCCACATCGACGACCACCACACGGTCGAGGACACGGGCATCGCGCTCGGCCAGGCCATCGCGAAGGCGCTCGGCGAGCGGCGCGGTATCTGCCGCTACGCCTCGATCGACCTCGCCATGGACGAGACGCTGACGCGCGCCGCGCTCGACGTCTCCGGCCGGCCGTTCCTCGTCTGGCAGGTGGAATTCTCCGCGCCGAAGATCGGCACCTTCGACACCGAGCTGGTGCGCGAGTTCTTCCAGGCTCTGGCCCAGAACGCCGGCATCACCCTGCACATCGCCAACCATTACGGCGCCAACAACCACCATATCGCCGAGACCTGCTTCAAGGCGGTGGCGCGCGCGCTGCGCGCAGCAGTCGAGCACGATCCGCGTCAGGAAGGCGCGATCCCGTCCACCAAGGGAACGCTCAACGGTTAGAGCGTGGATAGGGCGAAAGCCATGTCAAGCTATGTGGTGATGGAGCCACCGGTCGCAGACGCCGACGCCGGCCGCGAAAGGGCCGTGCTGGTGCGCGACGGCTTTCATGTCCTCGCCTTCCTCGTGCCGGCGCTCTGGCTGCTGTGGCACCGGCTGTGGATCGAGGCGCTGGCCGTCATTGCCGTGACGATGGCGCTTTCCGGTTTCGGCTCGGTCCTCGGGCTGGGCAATGCCGCCCCGGCGTTCGCCTTCCTCGTCTCGCTCTATGTCGGGCTGGAAGGCCCGGCGCTGCGGCTTGCCGCCTTGCGCCGGCGCGGCTGGCGCGCGTGGGGCATGGTCGAGGCCGGCGATGCCGCCGAGGCGGAAATCCGCTACCTGAACGAGGTGGAAGGCGAGGCGGGCGAGCCTGCTGCAGCCGGGCCTTCCCCCGTTTCCGCCCCGCCTGTCGCCGCGCCGCGCCCGCTTGCTGCGCCGGCGCTCGGCCTGTTCGCCTATCCCGGAAAGAGCTGACCATATGCGCGTCGCCATCATCGACTACGGCTCCGGCAACCTGCGCTCAGCGACCAAGGCGTTCGAGCGCGCGGCGCGCGAGGCGGGCATCGCCGCCGAGATCGACCTGACCTCGGACGCCGCCCGCGTGGCGGGCGCCGACCGCATCGTCCTGCCCGGCGTCGGTGCCTATGCCGACTGCCGCGCCGGCCTCGACGCCGTCCCCGGCATGGTCGAGGCGATCGAGGAGGCCGCCACCGTCAGGGGCCGGCCGTTCCTCGGCATCTGCGTCGGCATGCAGCTGATGTCCGAACGCGGGCTGGAGAAGACGGTGACGAAGGGTCTCGGCTGGATCGCCGGCGACGTCAAGGAGATCACGCCCTCCGACCCGTCGCTGAAAATCCCGCAGATCGGCTGGAACACGATTCACGTGAAACATTCCCATCCGCTGTTCGCCGGCATCCCCACCGGCGAGAGCGGGCTGCACGCCTATTTCGTCCATTCCTACCATCTCGACGCCGCGCACGACGATGAGGTCGTCGCCGTCGCCGACTATGGCGGGCCGGTGACGGCCGCCGTCGCGAAGGACAACAAGGCCGGCACCCAGTTCCACCCCGAGAAGAGCCAGGCGCTCGGCCTCGCCCTGATCGCCAACTTTCTGCGCTGGAAGCCTTAGCTAGGAAACAGAAGAGGAAGAACGCCAATACTTGTGGAGCCAATCTATTGTAGAGGTAGATAGCCCCCAAGAAGCCCAGTCATCGCCGACTTCATTTATGAAGAGCTTGTCGCCATTATCTAAATTATCTCCGATCACATCTCGAATCTCTGATGCAGACAGCGATGAGTTAACGATCCACTGGCTTTCGGTCGGTCGACAATATCCATTCGCGATCTGCCTTATAGCCTCGGCTACACTCCCATAGGCGCGCCCCGGGTTGCCGAGGTCATAAGTGATGCTGTATGTTTTCATGGTGCTGATCCTGTTGGCATATATTGAGTGGGTCCACCCTTCCGACTGCTAAATCTAGAGGGTGGACCCCATCGATTCCTGATTCCAGCGCGCGAGTCCATACCTTGAGCATCGAAATGTTCGGGGAATGTTCTTGTTTGAGTAAGATGACCGATTACAAAGAAAGAAGACTATGAGCAAAAAGGGCTACTGGATCGCGCTGGTCGATGTGACCGACCCGGAGGCGTACAAGGATTACGTTGCCGCCAACGCCGTCGCCTTCGGGAAATACGGCGCGAAGTTCGTCGTCCGCGCCGGCCGCAACGAGCAGCCGGAGGAGCCGGCCGGCACCCGCCACGTCGTCATCGAGTTCGACAGCTACGACAAGGCGGTGGAATGCTACCACTCGCCCGAATACAAGGCGGCGGTGGAGTTCAGGAAGAACGCCGCGAAGGCGCGGCTCGTCATAGTCGAGGGTGTGTGACGCGATGATCCTTTGCCCGGCCATCGACCTGAAGGGCGGCCAGTGCGTGCGCCTGAAGCTCGGCGAGATGGCGAGCGCCACCGTCTATAACGAGGATCCGGCCGCGCAGGCGAGGAGCTTCGAGGAACAGGGCTTCGAATGGCTGCACGTCGTCGACCTCGACGGCGCCTTCGCCGGCGAGAGCCGCAACGGCGCGGCCGTCGAGGCTATCCTCAAGGCGACGAAGAACCCGGTGCAGCTCGGCGGCGGCATCCGCACCATGGCCCATATCGAGGCATGGCTGGAAAAGGGCCTCGCTCGCGTCATCCTCGGCACGGTCGCGGTGCGCGACCCCGCGCTGGTCGTAGAGGCATGCAAGGCGTTTCCGGGCAGGATCGCCGTCGGCATCGACGCGCGCGGCGGCAAGGTCGCGGTCGAGGGCTGGGCCGAGGCGTCTGAGTTGGGCGCGATCGAGCTGGCGCGGAAGTTCGAGGGCGCGGGCGTCGCCGCCATCGTCTACACCGACATCGACCGCGACGGCGTGCTCGCCGGCATCAACTGGAACGCCACCATCGACATGGCCGAGGCCGTCTCGATCCCCGTCATCGCCTCGGGCGGCCTCGCCTCGATGGCCGACATCGTGCGCATGACCATGCCGGATGCCCGCCGCCTCGAAGGCGCGATCTCCGGCCGCGCCCTCTATGACGGCCGCATCGACCCGCAAGAGGCGCTGGCGGTGCTGAAAAAGCAGAATCGATAGAATCACTTAGGCCGATTTCGAGGTATTTCGGAGAGTCAATGCCTTTTTCTTGATTTTCTGCTCGAAAATCGCTATGTTTAAGCAAATGGATTGGGGGTTCCCGGTCGGCGTTGGACCTCGGAGTATTCCGAGGTCTTTCG
The window above is part of the Aquamicrobium sp. genome. Proteins encoded here:
- the hslU gene encoding ATP-dependent protease ATPase subunit HslU encodes the protein MTSFSPREIVSELDRYIIGQKDAKRAVAIALRNRWRRQQLEGQMREEVMPKNILMIGPTGVGKTEISRRLAKLAGAPFIKVEATKFTEVGYVGRDVEQIIRDLVEVAIGLTREKMREDVKARAHLNAEERVLEALVGKTASPATRDSFRRKLRDGELDDREIEVEVADTGTGGMPGFEIPGMPGGVGMINIGDMLQKAMGGQRTRTRKTTVKESYGLLINDESDKLLDQDEVVARALAATQNDGIVFLDEIDKVAARSDISGGPSREGVQRDLLPLVEGTTVATKYGPVKTDHILFIASGAFHVSKPSDLLPELQGRLPIRVELRALDKEDFRRILTETEASLIKQYVALMGTEGVTLSFTDDAIDRLAGVAVDLNASIENIGARRLQTVMERVLDEISFTAPDKAGSEVTIDADFVDKNVGNLARNTDLSRFIL
- a CDS encoding GNAT family N-acetyltransferase, producing MPDRGPDSGPNGGEGHIGFAPVTPDHYALLRDWLGRPHMRQWWGDPDEEFGSIRDMVEGRDTTRPFVILLDGEPVGYIQCWSVGEHQSGQWATDHPWLLDLPTDAVGVDLSIGDPDRLSQGIGSAALSAFVRVLREEGRRTIVIDPDPANGRAVRAYEKAGFRVIPDLVGRTGANVLLMRFEPEA
- the hslV gene encoding ATP-dependent protease subunit HslV, producing MSNEIIMHGTTIVTVRKGGKVVIAGDGQVSLGQTVMKGNARKVRRIGSKGDVIAGFAGATADAFTLLERLEAKLEQYPDQLMRAAVELAKDWRTDRYLRRLEAMMLVADKSVTLALTGTGDVLEPEHGVMAIGSGGNYALAAARALADTDKSAEEIARKAMEIAADICVYTNGNVIVETLDAG
- the hisB gene encoding imidazoleglycerol-phosphate dehydratase HisB; this translates as MTGRRASVSRSTKETSIAVSVDLDGKGVSTISTGVGFFDHMLEQLCRHSLIDMEIKAKGDLHIDDHHTVEDTGIALGQAIAKALGERRGICRYASIDLAMDETLTRAALDVSGRPFLVWQVEFSAPKIGTFDTELVREFFQALAQNAGITLHIANHYGANNHHIAETCFKAVARALRAAVEHDPRQEGAIPSTKGTLNG
- a CDS encoding DUF2628 domain-containing protein encodes the protein MSSYVVMEPPVADADAGRERAVLVRDGFHVLAFLVPALWLLWHRLWIEALAVIAVTMALSGFGSVLGLGNAAPAFAFLVSLYVGLEGPALRLAALRRRGWRAWGMVEAGDAAEAEIRYLNEVEGEAGEPAAAGPSPVSAPPVAAPRPLAAPALGLFAYPGKS
- the hisH gene encoding imidazole glycerol phosphate synthase subunit HisH, with the protein product MRVAIIDYGSGNLRSATKAFERAAREAGIAAEIDLTSDAARVAGADRIVLPGVGAYADCRAGLDAVPGMVEAIEEAATVRGRPFLGICVGMQLMSERGLEKTVTKGLGWIAGDVKEITPSDPSLKIPQIGWNTIHVKHSHPLFAGIPTGESGLHAYFVHSYHLDAAHDDEVVAVADYGGPVTAAVAKDNKAGTQFHPEKSQALGLALIANFLRWKP
- a CDS encoding DUF1330 domain-containing protein yields the protein MSKKGYWIALVDVTDPEAYKDYVAANAVAFGKYGAKFVVRAGRNEQPEEPAGTRHVVIEFDSYDKAVECYHSPEYKAAVEFRKNAAKARLVIVEGV
- the hisA gene encoding 1-(5-phosphoribosyl)-5-[(5-phosphoribosylamino)methylideneamino]imidazole-4-carboxamide isomerase — its product is MILCPAIDLKGGQCVRLKLGEMASATVYNEDPAAQARSFEEQGFEWLHVVDLDGAFAGESRNGAAVEAILKATKNPVQLGGGIRTMAHIEAWLEKGLARVILGTVAVRDPALVVEACKAFPGRIAVGIDARGGKVAVEGWAEASELGAIELARKFEGAGVAAIVYTDIDRDGVLAGINWNATIDMAEAVSIPVIASGGLASMADIVRMTMPDARRLEGAISGRALYDGRIDPQEALAVLKKQNR